From Streptomyces sp. Edi4, one genomic window encodes:
- a CDS encoding DUF2079 domain-containing protein, with product MGTIADQRVGRGARPITPAPVSSRIARVRAGRPALLWWGWACALFPLYATVSARRQALVRTTGYDLGIFEQAVRAYAHLDAPIAPLRGDGFNLLGDHFHPVLAVLAPLYRLAPSPYTLLLAQAALLALAVVPLARQATRVIGRRAAHVVALGYGLSWGIASAVGFDFHEVCFAVPLVSWALEALARRNWRRALAWAAPLLLVKEDLGLTLAAIGAYVAWRGPRRLGLAALALGLAGSALTFTVVLPFFNPSGGYAHAANLAPAHHAPLVTLLLAPLDAVRPEVKATTLVLVFAPAALIALRSPLALVAVPTLGWRMLSANAFHWGTAFHYSAVLMPIVFAALIDALRPYAAAGDPLARRHVRASLATVAAVTLVLVPSFPLAQLAHRSTWRTDPHVLAVRDILRRVPDGASVAASNRLAPQLTSRATVVLFPTFPVEGKLYSTDRAIPRPTARWIAYDRRPPQSWPYPPGAWPYPAERQEREYALALARYGYVRVAQADGVSLLRRRT from the coding sequence ATGGGGACAATCGCCGATCAAAGAGTGGGGCGGGGCGCGCGACCGATCACGCCCGCACCCGTCAGCTCCCGTATCGCGCGCGTACGCGCCGGCCGGCCCGCCCTCCTGTGGTGGGGGTGGGCCTGCGCCCTGTTCCCGCTGTACGCGACCGTCTCCGCGCGCCGCCAGGCCCTGGTCCGCACCACCGGCTACGACCTCGGCATCTTCGAGCAGGCGGTCCGCGCCTACGCCCATCTGGACGCGCCGATCGCCCCCCTGCGCGGCGACGGCTTCAACCTCCTGGGTGACCACTTCCACCCCGTGCTCGCCGTCCTCGCCCCTCTCTACCGCCTCGCCCCCTCCCCGTACACGCTGCTCCTGGCCCAGGCCGCGCTGCTCGCGCTCGCCGTGGTGCCGCTCGCCCGACAGGCCACCCGGGTCATCGGCCGGCGCGCCGCCCATGTCGTGGCCCTCGGATACGGGCTGAGCTGGGGCATCGCGTCGGCGGTCGGCTTCGACTTCCACGAGGTGTGCTTCGCGGTCCCGCTGGTCTCCTGGGCGCTCGAGGCGCTGGCCCGCCGCAACTGGCGGCGCGCGCTCGCCTGGGCCGCGCCACTGCTCCTGGTCAAGGAGGACCTGGGGCTCACGCTGGCCGCGATCGGGGCGTACGTGGCCTGGCGAGGACCGCGCCGGCTCGGCCTGGCCGCCCTCGCGCTGGGCCTGGCGGGCAGCGCGCTCACGTTCACCGTGGTGCTGCCGTTCTTCAACCCCTCCGGCGGCTACGCGCACGCCGCCAACCTCGCGCCCGCCCACCACGCGCCGCTCGTCACGCTGCTGCTCGCGCCGCTGGACGCGGTGCGCCCCGAGGTCAAGGCGACCACCCTCGTCCTGGTCTTCGCCCCCGCCGCGCTCATCGCCCTGCGCTCACCGCTGGCCCTGGTCGCAGTGCCCACGCTCGGCTGGCGGATGCTGTCCGCCAACGCCTTCCACTGGGGCACCGCCTTCCACTACTCCGCCGTCCTGATGCCCATCGTGTTCGCGGCCCTCATCGACGCGCTGCGGCCCTACGCCGCCGCCGGCGATCCGCTCGCCCGGCGGCATGTGCGGGCCTCGCTCGCGACGGTCGCCGCCGTCACGCTCGTCCTCGTACCGTCCTTCCCGCTCGCCCAGCTCGCCCACCGCTCCACCTGGCGCACCGACCCGCACGTGCTCGCGGTGCGCGACATCCTGCGGCGCGTGCCGGACGGCGCGAGCGTCGCGGCCTCCAACCGCCTTGCCCCGCAACTGACTTCACGCGCCACGGTCGTCCTTTTCCCGACCTTCCCGGTCGAGGGGAAGCTGTACTCCACGGACCGCGCCATCCCGCGCCCCACCGCGCGGTGGATCGCCTACGACCGCCGGCCCCCGCAGTCCTGGCCCTATCCGCCCGGCGCCTGGCCCTACCCGGCCGAGCGGCAGGAACGCGAGTACGCCCTCGCGCTCGCCCGATACGGGTATGTGCGGGTGGCGCAGGCGGACGGTGTCTCGCTGCTGCGCCGGCGGACCTGA
- the mgrA gene encoding L-glyceraldehyde 3-phosphate reductase: MTESLRFLADPHRYDSMEYRRTGRSGLKLPAVSLGLWHNFGDDRALESQRAILRRAFDLGVTHFDLANNYGPPAGSAELNFGKIFGQDFAPYRDELVISTKAGYLMHPGPYGEWGSRKYLMSSLDASLKRMGLDYVDIFYSHRFDPHTPLEETMGALASAVQQGKALYVGVSSYNSEQTGQAARLLREMGVPALIHQPSYSMINRWTEQDRLLDTLEAAGMGCISFAPLAQGLLTDKYLKGIPEGSRASQGKSLDPGLLSDDVVRRLRGLNDIASRRGQSLAQLALTWVLRDPRMTSALIGASSVRQLEQNVAALGGPALTEGELKEIDTFAVDTEGTNIWAGRS; the protein is encoded by the coding sequence GTGACTGAATCCCTCCGCTTCCTCGCCGACCCCCACCGTTACGACTCCATGGAGTACCGCCGCACCGGCCGCAGCGGCCTCAAGCTCCCCGCCGTCTCGCTCGGCCTGTGGCACAACTTCGGCGACGACCGGGCCCTTGAGTCCCAGCGCGCGATCCTGCGCCGCGCCTTCGACCTGGGCGTCACCCACTTCGACCTGGCCAACAACTACGGCCCGCCGGCCGGCTCCGCCGAGCTGAACTTCGGCAAGATTTTCGGCCAGGACTTCGCCCCGTACCGCGACGAACTCGTCATCTCCACCAAGGCCGGCTATCTGATGCACCCCGGCCCCTACGGCGAGTGGGGTTCGCGCAAGTACCTGATGTCGTCCCTCGACGCCTCCCTCAAGCGGATGGGCCTGGACTACGTCGACATCTTCTACTCGCACCGCTTCGACCCCCACACCCCGCTGGAGGAGACGATGGGCGCGCTCGCCTCCGCCGTCCAGCAGGGCAAGGCGCTGTACGTGGGCGTCTCCTCGTACAACAGCGAGCAGACCGGGCAGGCGGCGCGGCTGCTGCGCGAGATGGGCGTGCCGGCCCTGATCCACCAGCCGTCGTACTCGATGATCAACCGCTGGACGGAGCAGGACCGCCTGCTCGACACCCTGGAGGCGGCCGGCATGGGCTGCATCTCCTTCGCGCCGCTGGCCCAGGGGCTGCTCACCGACAAGTACCTCAAGGGCATTCCGGAGGGCTCCCGCGCCAGCCAGGGCAAGTCCCTCGACCCGGGTCTGCTCTCGGACGACGTGGTACGCCGGCTGCGCGGCCTGAACGACATCGCCTCGCGTCGCGGCCAGTCCCTCGCGCAGCTGGCGCTGACCTGGGTGCTGCGCGACCCGCGCATGACGTCGGCGCTCATCGGCGCGTCCAGCGTGCGCCAGCTGGAGCAGAACGTGGCGGCGCTCGGCGGACCGGCGCTCACCGAAGGGGAGTTGAAGGAGATCGACACCTTCGCCGTGGACACCGAGGGCACCAACATCTGGGCCGGACGGAGCTGA
- a CDS encoding isoprenyl transferase, with the protein MSLRDLVYRLYARRVEGRLDHDQVPKHIGVILDGNRRWAKASARSPEQGHQAGASKIQELLGWCAETDVEVVTLWLLSTDNLDRPEDQLIPLLGIIEDAVRDLAADGRWRVHHVGNADLLPGHTQSVLKEAEQATHDIDGILVNVAVGYGGRQEIADAVRSLLLEHATKGTSFEELAEIVDVEHISEHLYTRGQPDPDLVIRTSGEQRLSGFMLWQSAHSEYYFCEVFWPAFRKVDFLRALRDYAARHRRYGT; encoded by the coding sequence GTGAGTTTGCGCGACCTGGTCTACAGGCTCTATGCGCGCCGGGTGGAAGGCCGCCTCGACCACGACCAGGTGCCCAAGCACATCGGCGTCATCCTGGACGGCAACCGGCGCTGGGCCAAGGCGTCGGCCCGCAGCCCCGAGCAGGGCCACCAGGCCGGAGCCAGCAAGATCCAGGAACTGCTCGGCTGGTGTGCCGAGACGGATGTCGAGGTCGTCACCCTCTGGCTGCTCTCCACCGACAACCTGGACCGCCCCGAGGACCAGTTGATCCCGCTGCTCGGCATCATCGAGGACGCGGTGCGGGACTTGGCGGCGGACGGGCGCTGGCGGGTGCATCACGTGGGCAACGCGGATCTGCTGCCCGGGCACACCCAGTCCGTGCTCAAGGAGGCCGAGCAGGCCACGCACGACATCGACGGGATACTGGTCAATGTCGCCGTCGGCTACGGCGGCCGCCAGGAGATCGCGGACGCGGTCCGATCGCTCCTGCTCGAGCACGCGACGAAGGGGACGTCCTTCGAGGAGCTTGCGGAGATCGTCGACGTCGAGCACATCTCGGAGCACCTGTACACGCGGGGGCAGCCGGATCCCGACCTCGTGATCCGCACGAGCGGCGAGCAGCGGCTGTCCGGGTTCATGCTCTGGCAGTCCGCGCACTCCGAGTACTACTTCTGCGAAGTGTTCTGGCCGGCCTTCCGCAAGGTCGACTTCCTGCGGGCGCTGCGGGATTACGCGGCGCGGCATCGCAGGTACGGCACCTGA
- a CDS encoding PhoH family protein, with the protein MVTSTKRRMPDRRTYVLDTSVLLADPNAMTRFEEHEVVLPIVVVTELEAKRHHPELGYFARQALRLLDDFRVRYGRLDAPIPMGDLGGTLRVELNHSDPGVLPAGYRLGDNDSRILAVARNLQAEGYDVTVVSKDLPLRIKASSVGLLAEEYRAELAITDSGWNGMAELPLSGEQVDLLFEEETLYVPEAAGLPVHTGLVLLSERGKALGRVTPDGNVKLVRGDREAFGIHGRSAEQRIALDLLLDPDIGIISMGGRAGTGKSALALCAGLEAVLERRQHKKVMVFRPLYAVGGQELGYLPGSEAEKMGPWAQAVFDTLSAVTSREVIEEVTSRGMLEVLPLTHIRGRSLHDAFVIVDEAQSLERNVLLTVLSRIGANSRVVLTHDVAQRDNLRVGRYDGVVAVVEKLKGHPLFAHVTLTRSERSQIAALVTEMLEDVQL; encoded by the coding sequence GTGGTGACCAGCACAAAGCGCCGCATGCCCGACCGGCGCACCTACGTACTTGACACCAGCGTCCTGCTGGCCGATCCCAACGCGATGACCCGGTTCGAGGAGCACGAAGTGGTGCTCCCCATCGTCGTGGTCACGGAGCTGGAGGCCAAGAGGCACCATCCCGAGCTCGGTTACTTCGCCCGGCAGGCGCTGCGCCTGCTTGACGACTTCCGGGTCCGCTACGGACGCCTCGACGCCCCCATCCCGATGGGAGACCTCGGTGGGACCCTCCGCGTCGAGTTGAACCATTCCGATCCCGGCGTACTGCCCGCCGGCTACAGGTTGGGGGACAACGACTCCCGGATCCTCGCCGTCGCACGCAACCTCCAGGCGGAGGGCTACGACGTCACCGTCGTGTCCAAGGACCTGCCGCTGCGGATCAAGGCGTCGTCGGTGGGTCTGCTCGCCGAGGAGTACCGGGCGGAACTGGCCATCACCGACTCCGGCTGGAACGGCATGGCCGAACTGCCGCTCAGCGGCGAACAGGTCGACCTCCTGTTCGAGGAGGAGACGCTGTACGTCCCGGAGGCGGCCGGGCTCCCCGTCCACACCGGGCTCGTGCTGCTCTCCGAGCGCGGCAAGGCGCTCGGACGGGTCACGCCGGACGGGAACGTGAAGCTGGTACGGGGCGATCGCGAGGCCTTCGGCATCCACGGCCGCAGCGCCGAGCAGCGCATCGCGCTCGATCTGCTCCTCGACCCCGACATCGGGATCATCTCGATGGGCGGCAGGGCCGGCACGGGCAAGTCGGCGCTCGCACTCTGCGCGGGCCTCGAAGCCGTCCTTGAGCGCAGACAGCACAAGAAGGTGATGGTCTTCCGGCCGCTGTACGCGGTGGGCGGGCAGGAGCTCGGCTATCTGCCCGGCTCGGAGGCCGAGAAGATGGGCCCCTGGGCGCAGGCCGTCTTCGACACGCTGTCCGCCGTGACGAGCCGTGAGGTCATCGAGGAGGTCACCTCGCGCGGCATGCTCGAAGTCCTGCCACTCACCCACATCCGGGGCCGCTCCCTGCACGACGCCTTTGTGATCGTGGACGAGGCGCAGTCGCTGGAACGGAACGTCCTGCTGACCGTTCTGTCCCGGATTGGGGCCAATTCCCGCGTGGTGCTCACTCATGACGTGGCCCAGCGCGACAACTTGAGGGTCGGCCGGTACGACGGCGTCGTCGCGGTGGTCGAGAAGCTGAAGGGACACCCGCTGTTCGCCCACGTCACCCTCACCCGGTCCGAGCGCTCGCAGATCGCCGCCCTGGTGACCGAAATGCTGGAGGATGTTCAGCTCTGA
- a CDS encoding transglycosylase SLT domain-containing protein — protein sequence MSRISVRGFAVASATAVTTVGAVVGVAAGSPAAASNDNFEATAAGTTLLADLPAGQQAQVQTASLTQQADAQAAQASATAKKSAEEAARVQAAQDAKAKKDAADKEKQDKADEEAKARDLETQAASRSASRTDFAVKSSYSVSEIQAIARQIVPSGQFQCFSHIVNNESSWNYQATNAGSGAYGLVQALPGNKMASVGSDWQTNPATQIKWGLNYMNERYGSPCGAWSYWQSHSWY from the coding sequence GTGAGCCGGATCTCGGTCCGGGGATTCGCGGTGGCATCTGCCACTGCGGTCACCACCGTTGGCGCCGTAGTCGGCGTTGCCGCGGGCAGTCCCGCCGCCGCTTCGAACGACAACTTCGAGGCAACCGCGGCCGGCACGACGCTCCTCGCGGACCTCCCCGCCGGTCAGCAGGCCCAGGTGCAGACCGCTTCTCTGACGCAGCAGGCGGACGCGCAGGCCGCGCAGGCCAGCGCCACGGCGAAGAAGTCCGCCGAGGAGGCCGCGCGCGTCCAGGCCGCTCAGGACGCCAAGGCCAAGAAGGACGCCGCGGACAAGGAGAAGCAGGACAAGGCCGACGAGGAGGCCAAGGCCCGCGATCTGGAGACGCAGGCGGCCAGCCGCTCGGCGAGCCGGACCGACTTCGCGGTCAAGAGCTCCTACTCGGTCTCCGAGATCCAGGCGATCGCCCGCCAGATCGTCCCCTCCGGCCAGTTCCAGTGCTTCAGCCACATCGTGAACAACGAGTCGAGCTGGAACTACCAGGCCACCAACGCCGGTTCCGGCGCCTACGGTCTCGTCCAGGCGCTGCCCGGCAACAAGATGGCCTCGGTGGGCTCCGACTGGCAGACCAACCCGGCCACCCAGATCAAGTGGGGCCTGAACTACATGAACGAGCGCTACGGCAGCCCCTGCGGCGCCTGGTCGTACTGGCAGTCCCACAGCTGGTACTAG
- a CDS encoding AI-2E family transporter, with translation MSTVPGLLARLGAGLTRWGERLEERRAETEAGADEEVSVPVAAHAPKAAPARAVREAAAAKSRAPADASQDHAPDHVPPPPTYAPAVAARPDPVHAVPWSMRVAAEVGWRLLVLAGAIYVLTQIISAVSLVVLAFVAALLITALLQPTVARLKRRGLPRGLATAVTAISGFVIMGLVGWFVVWQVMDNLDDLSHKVQGGIEELKSWALNSPFHVTEDQINQIAKNLSDTIGANTNEITTAGLQGVTVLVEVLTGILLAMFSTLFLLYDGPKIWQWVLKLVPAAARPGVAGAGPKAWRTLTAYVRGTVIVALIDAICIGVGIYFLGVPMAVPLAVFIFLFAFIPLVGAVVSGALAVVVALVTHGVFNALMVLIVVLAVQQIEGHVLQPFILGRAVRVHPLAVVLSVAAGGLVAGIGGAVVAVPLVAVTNTVVGYLRQYARDNAMRAAHPEGATTSPEEPGPDGTPPDATPPGHGASAPTHEEKPSEAAPEASTHDETPPPDAPPGPPAGKPE, from the coding sequence ATGTCGACAGTGCCCGGTTTGCTCGCACGGCTTGGCGCCGGCCTGACCCGGTGGGGAGAGCGCCTTGAGGAGCGCCGGGCCGAGACGGAGGCCGGGGCCGATGAGGAGGTCTCCGTCCCGGTCGCGGCCCACGCGCCGAAGGCGGCCCCGGCACGGGCCGTACGGGAAGCCGCAGCGGCCAAGTCCCGGGCGCCGGCGGACGCTTCGCAGGATCACGCCCCCGACCACGTACCGCCGCCGCCCACGTACGCGCCGGCCGTGGCGGCCCGGCCCGATCCGGTGCACGCGGTGCCGTGGAGCATGCGGGTCGCGGCCGAGGTCGGCTGGCGGCTGCTCGTGCTGGCCGGGGCCATCTACGTACTGACGCAGATCATCAGCGCGGTCAGCCTGGTGGTCCTCGCGTTCGTCGCGGCTCTGCTGATCACCGCGCTGCTCCAGCCGACCGTCGCCCGGCTCAAGCGCAGGGGACTGCCGCGCGGGCTCGCCACCGCGGTCACCGCGATCTCCGGGTTCGTCATCATGGGGCTCGTCGGCTGGTTCGTGGTGTGGCAGGTCATGGACAACCTCGACGACCTGTCCCACAAGGTGCAGGGCGGCATCGAGGAGCTGAAGAGCTGGGCCCTGAACAGCCCGTTCCATGTCACCGAGGACCAGATCAACCAGATCGCCAAGAACCTCAGCGACACCATCGGCGCCAACACCAACGAGATCACCACGGCCGGGCTCCAGGGCGTGACCGTCCTGGTCGAAGTGCTCACCGGCATACTGCTCGCGATGTTCTCGACGCTGTTCCTGCTCTACGACGGCCCGAAGATCTGGCAGTGGGTGCTCAAGCTGGTGCCGGCGGCGGCCCGGCCGGGGGTGGCGGGCGCGGGCCCCAAGGCCTGGCGCACGCTCACGGCGTATGTGCGCGGCACGGTGATAGTGGCTCTGATCGACGCGATCTGCATCGGCGTCGGGATCTACTTCCTCGGCGTGCCCATGGCAGTGCCGCTCGCCGTGTTCATCTTCCTGTTCGCCTTCATCCCGCTGGTGGGCGCGGTCGTCTCGGGTGCGCTCGCGGTCGTGGTCGCCCTGGTCACCCACGGCGTCTTCAACGCCCTGATGGTGCTGATCGTGGTGCTCGCGGTGCAGCAGATCGAGGGGCACGTGCTCCAGCCGTTCATCCTGGGCCGCGCGGTGCGGGTGCACCCGCTCGCGGTGGTCCTCTCGGTGGCCGCCGGCGGTCTGGTGGCCGGCATCGGCGGCGCCGTCGTCGCGGTCCCGCTGGTTGCCGTCACCAACACGGTGGTCGGCTATCTGCGCCAGTACGCCCGCGACAACGCGATGCGCGCCGCGCACCCGGAGGGCGCGACGACGTCCCCCGAGGAGCCAGGCCCGGACGGAACGCCGCCCGACGCCACGCCGCCCGGCCACGGTGCGTCCGCGCCGACGCACGAGGAGAAGCCATCCGAGGCGGCCCCCGAAGCGTCGACGCACGACGAGACCCCGCCCCCCGACGCGCCACCCGGCCCACCCGCCGGAAAGCCCGAGTAA
- a CDS encoding alkyl hydroperoxide reductase: protein MSLDALKSAVPDYAKDLKLNLGSVIGNSELPAQQLWGTVLATAIASRSPIVLRELEPEAKANLSPEAYSAAKSAAAVMAMNNVFYRTRHLLSDPEYGTLRAGLRMNVIGNPGVEKVDFELWSLAVSAVNGCGQCLDSHEQVLRKAGVDRETIQEAFKIAAVIQAVGVTLDSEAALAA from the coding sequence ATGTCCCTCGACGCGCTGAAGTCCGCCGTCCCGGACTACGCCAAGGACCTGAAGCTGAACCTCGGCTCGGTCATCGGCAACTCCGAGCTGCCGGCCCAGCAGCTGTGGGGCACGGTGCTCGCCACCGCCATAGCCTCGCGCAGCCCGATCGTGCTGCGTGAGCTGGAGCCGGAGGCCAAGGCCAACCTGTCGCCCGAGGCGTACTCGGCCGCCAAGTCGGCTGCCGCCGTCATGGCGATGAACAACGTCTTCTACCGCACCCGCCACCTGCTCTCCGACCCGGAGTACGGCACGCTGCGGGCCGGTCTGCGGATGAACGTCATCGGCAACCCGGGCGTGGAGAAGGTCGACTTCGAACTGTGGTCGCTCGCCGTCTCCGCAGTGAACGGCTGCGGCCAGTGCCTGGACTCGCACGAGCAGGTCCTGCGCAAGGCCGGCGTCGACCGCGAGACGATCCAGGAGGCCTTCAAGATCGCCGCGGTGATCCAGGCCGTGGGCGTCACGCTGGACTCCGAGGCCGCGCTCGCGGCGTAA
- a CDS encoding peroxiredoxin codes for MLTVGDQFPTYDLTACVSLESGQEFQQIDHKTYEGKWRVVFAWPKDFTFVCPTEIAAFGKLNDEFADRDAQVLGFSGDSEFVHHAWRKDHPDLTDLPFPMLADSKHELMRDLGIEGEDGFAQRAVFIVDPNNEIQFTMVTAGSVGRNPKEVLRVLDALQTDELCPCNWTKGENTLDPVALLAGE; via the coding sequence GTGCTCACTGTTGGTGACCAGTTCCCCACGTACGACCTGACTGCCTGTGTGTCGCTGGAGAGCGGCCAGGAGTTCCAGCAGATCGACCACAAGACCTACGAGGGCAAGTGGCGCGTGGTCTTCGCGTGGCCCAAGGACTTCACCTTCGTCTGCCCCACCGAGATCGCCGCGTTCGGCAAGCTGAACGACGAGTTCGCCGACCGTGACGCGCAGGTCCTCGGCTTCTCCGGTGACTCCGAGTTCGTGCACCACGCCTGGCGCAAGGACCACCCGGACCTGACCGACCTGCCCTTCCCGATGCTGGCCGACTCCAAGCACGAGCTCATGCGTGACCTCGGCATCGAGGGCGAGGACGGCTTCGCGCAGCGCGCCGTCTTCATCGTCGACCCGAACAACGAGATCCAGTTCACGATGGTGACCGCCGGTTCCGTGGGCCGTAACCCCAAGGAGGTCCTGCGGGTCCTCGACGCCCTCCAGACCGACGAGCTGTGCCCGTGCAACTGGACCAAGGGCGAGAACACCCTCGACCCGGTCGCGCTCCTGGCCGGTGAGTGA
- a CDS encoding LysR substrate-binding domain-containing protein gives MALSSRGKQPSLAQLRAFAAVAEHLHFRDAAAAIGMSQPALSGAVSSLEDTLGVRLLERTTRKVLLSPAGERLAARAKAVLDAVGELMEVAEAVRAPFTGVLRLGVIPTVAPYLLPAVLRLVHERYPDLDLQVHEEQTSSLLEGLTAGRLDLLLLAVPLGVPGVSELPLFDEDFVLVTPHDHWLGGRSEIPREALRELRLLLLDEGHCLRDQALDICREAGRTDGAPVTTTAAGLSTLVQLVAGGLGVTLLPRTAVEIETRRNDRLVTGYFAEPAPSRTIALAMRTGAARQGEFEEFAAALRGALRDLPVRVSK, from the coding sequence GTGGCTCTGAGCAGCCGGGGCAAGCAGCCCAGCCTGGCGCAGCTGCGCGCGTTCGCGGCGGTCGCGGAGCATCTGCACTTCCGTGACGCGGCGGCCGCGATCGGGATGAGCCAGCCCGCCCTGTCCGGCGCGGTCTCCTCGCTGGAGGACACCCTCGGCGTGCGGCTCCTGGAGCGCACCACCCGAAAGGTGCTGCTCTCGCCTGCGGGCGAACGGCTCGCGGCGCGGGCCAAGGCCGTGCTGGACGCGGTCGGCGAGCTGATGGAGGTGGCCGAGGCGGTACGGGCGCCGTTCACCGGGGTGCTCAGGCTCGGCGTCATCCCGACCGTGGCGCCCTATCTGCTGCCCGCCGTGCTGCGGCTCGTCCATGAGCGCTACCCCGACCTCGACCTCCAGGTCCACGAGGAGCAGACCTCCTCGCTGCTCGAAGGGCTCACGGCGGGACGGCTCGATCTGCTGCTGCTCGCCGTGCCGCTCGGGGTGCCCGGCGTCAGCGAACTCCCCTTGTTCGACGAGGACTTCGTACTCGTGACCCCGCACGACCACTGGCTCGGCGGACGCAGCGAGATCCCGCGCGAGGCGCTGCGTGAACTGCGGCTGCTGCTCCTCGACGAGGGGCACTGCCTGCGGGACCAGGCGCTCGACATCTGCCGCGAGGCCGGGCGCACCGACGGGGCGCCGGTGACGACGACCGCGGCCGGGCTCTCCACGCTGGTGCAGCTCGTGGCCGGCGGGCTCGGCGTGACGCTGCTGCCGCGCACCGCCGTCGAGATCGAGACGAGGCGCAACGACCGCCTGGTCACGGGGTACTTCGCCGAGCCCGCCCCCTCTCGCACGATCGCCCTGGCGATGCGGACGGGTGCCGCGCGCCAGGGCGAGTTCGAGGAGTTCGCCGCCGCCCTGCGCGGGGCGCTGCGCGACCTTCCGGTACGGGTCTCCAAGTAG